The Diabrotica virgifera virgifera chromosome 4, PGI_DIABVI_V3a genome segment GATGGATGCAGAGACGGAGGGGGAATTCTCATGTACTAATCAGGTGCAACATAAGATCATCACGGGGGATGCTGCCCCGATAGCTAAACCGGCTTATAGAGTGCCTTTCCGCTTGCAGGACGAGATGAGACGGCAAATACAGGATCTTCTGGACAAGGGTATAATTGCACCGTCGACTTCACCATGGGCAGCGCCAGTGGTGTTGGTAAAGAAAAAGGCTCTGGAGGGGGAAGAGGCAAAGTACAGGTTTTGTACTGATTTTAGGGGGTTGAACGCGGTGACAAGGGCGGACACCTATCCCCTTCCCAACATAAATGAAACATTGGATCGGTTGGGAAAATGCCAGTGGTACACGACCATTGATCTAGCCAGCGGGTACCATCAGATTGAGATCAGACCAGAGGACCGAGAGAAGACTGGGTTCAATACGATTGATGGACACTATGAATATAACCGGATGGCGTTTGGACTGTCAGGAGCACCAGCGACGTTCCAGAGATTCATTGACGCGGTACTAATGGGAATAAAGGGGACGGAGTGCTATGTTTACTTGGACGACGTAGTGATCTTTGCAGCGGATGAGACGGAACACAATAGGCGGTTGCGAAATGTTTTACAGCGGCTACGTGAAGTAGGTGTTAAAGCGAACCTTAAGAAATGTCAGTTCATGATGAGTGAACTGATATATTTGGGTCATTTAGTCACCAGCGCAGGTGTAAAACCTGACCCACAGAAGGTTGTAGCAATACGTACATATCCGCGGCCGAAGACTGTGCGAGAAGTACGCGCCTTTCTGGGGTTGACGGGATATTATCGGCGGTTCATAAAAGGGTATGCGGAAATAGCTAAGCCGCTAACGGAACTAATAAGAGTGGAAACTACGTTTGAGTGGACCCCAACTAGAGTGGAAGCGTTCGACCGACTAAGAGAGAGTTTGTCGAAACACCCCGTATTGCGCTATCCAGATTTTGAACTGCCATTCATCCTAGCGACTGATGCGTCGGGACTAGCTTTAGGTGCGGTTTTGTCACAGCGACTTGGAGGAGAAGAGCATCCGATAGCCTACGCTTCAAGGCAACTCAACACGGCGGAAAGAAACTACTCGGTAACGGAGAAGGAACTTTTAGCGATGGTTTGGGGAATCGGTCAGTTTAGGTGCTACTTATACGGGCGGAGGTTTAGCGTAATCACCGATCATGCGCCGTTACGTTGGACGTTGCAGGTGAAAGATCCGTCGTCTAGACTAGCGAGATGGCAAATGAAACTGGCCGAGTACGAGTATGAGGTAGTGTATAAGCCGGGAAAGAGACACGTAAACGCGGACGCTTTAAGTAGAGCCGTAGCAAATGTTAGGCGCGATGAAGATTACTCAATAGATCGGGAGTGGATCAAAAGAACTCAAGAGTCCGATAACGAGTGCCAGCGCTATGTCAACAGTGGTAGCGAGGAATATCGAAAGGATTTGGACGGCGTACTATACAAAGTGACGGGCGGTAGGTGGCGAGTCGTAGTACCCGAAAAAATGAGAAATCGGGTGTTGAAGCGGACACATGATGAACCGAGTGCGGGACATTGTGGGGTACAGCGGTCACTTCAGTGGGCGGAGTCGCAGTTTTACTGGGAAACCATGCAAAAGGACGTAAGAAAGCATGTTGAGGACTGTAGAGAATGTGGACGGACGAAAAGTGTAAATAGGGTGCCCATTTGTGAACCATACCATACGTCTAGACCTCTCGAAATGGTAGGAATGGATATAGTGGGTCCTTTGCCACAAACGCAGAGAGGTAATAAATATCTCTTGACGTACGTAGACCACTTTACGCGATATGCTGAGGCGATACCCATAAAAGACTTATCGGCCGAAACTGTGGCGCGTGTTTTTGTGAACGAGGTCGTCCTTCGGCATGGAGCGCCGGAGCGGTTACTGACGGATCAAGGGACAAATTTTGTTTCGGAGCGAATGAAAGAAGTTTGTAGACTATTGGGAATCAAGAAGATTCAAACCACGGCGTATCGGCCCCAAGTAAATGGACGGGTGGAGCGATTGCACCGAACACTTATTGGAATGGTGAAGCATTATGTGAACAGTAAGGCACGGGACTGGGACGAACATATAGGACTGGCGCTAATGGCTTACCGGAGTGCGAAACATAATGCTACGGGCTTTACCCCAAATTGGTTAACCTTTGGGAGGGAAGTACATATTCCTTTTGACTGTGACGTGGGACCGAGAATAGATGACCGAGGAGAGTTAAGCTACCCAGCGGAACTGCGAAGGCGACTGGACGAGGCTTATATATTAGCAGCAGAACAAGCGCGGAAACTAGAACAAACTAATGCCGAGAGAATGAATCGGGGAAGGCACGAGAGAAATTTAAAGGAGGGTGATTATGTATATATTCAAAATCCGATCGTGCCCAGCGGAGTCAGTAAGAAGTTTTTCAAACCATGGAGTGGGCCatacaaaatcatagaaaaacgCGGGGCTGTGAACTACGTGGTAGATAAGGGCGACGGTAAGACCCAAACTTACCACATAGATCGGCTAAAATATTATAAAGCCTGGGAAGATCCAGACGTATCGGAAGAACAAATCGGCAACCAAGCAAAACCTACGTTATCCCTTCCGCGAATAATAGAAGATGGAGTAGAAGAGAGACCCAGAATGACCGACGACGAAGGaagcgacgaggaaggagaaATTGTATGGGGTTATGCAAGAGAACCAGAAGTTAACGACGATGACTTAGGGGGTACGGCAGATATTGGAGACGTTCCGGACGAATCGAGAATGATAACCCCAAGAACGAGAAGGCCTCCACAACGATACACTCCAACCTCCGATGGAATTAACGAAAGTGAGTTCTGGACAGATGACTCCGGTCTCAGTGAAGAACTGCACGACTTACAGCAGCTTACGGACACCAACAGTGAAGAAGAGCAGATGGTAGCGGCAGAAGTAGGGGAAAGTTCGGGTGACGAGGAAATCCTAGACATAATTAACGAAGCAACCGTGGAGGAACCTGGGTTATCAAGAGGAGGCCGGCCTCAGCGAGAGAGGCGAAAACCCCTTAGATATCGTATAGAGGATTGAAAAGGATTACCCTTGGGGCAATCTTTTTATGTGGAGGGGAGTGATGTAACGTCCCTGGTTTTATGGCCGTCAGCCGGGTGACTGTTGTTCGTCGCGGTAACAAATTCTTTCCGTGTAATTCGATATGTTTTTCGTCGGCGgctgataataaaaatgtttatgaCACGCGATAGGAGCAGGTGCATTTTGGAGGATAGTAAAAGAGATTTATGATTTCGTTTGTTGGGTGTTGAAACTTCTAAGAGACGAGAGAAAAACAGATTCGAGGATTTTATGGTAGTGTTATTTTGTTCTTTGGGGAGTGCGCTGCGAAGAACGGTCAAAATAAAAGACGATTGGAATGTTTTTTTTTGCTCGGCTTGTGTGTAAGCGAACGAAGGGTAATTTTTTTCTTGTTACGGATTAATTCCTTGAGGAAAGGGGTGCGATCGGAACTACTAGTGATCTGCGGGAAAAAAATACGAATTCGCGTAATACAGTACTAACTATGTCCGAAGTTGTCGTCTAGAGTGTAGACTTGGAACACTAAATGGCGGATTAGCTGGGACCCGGGAGCAGTAAGACAGTGGCGGATACTAGAGGTGGTGTCTCATCGCCATCGCAGAGGACGTCAACCAGTTCGTGTGTTTGCTGAGACTTCGGAAGTCGTAGAtttaaggtaattgacttttcttattTCTTAGTAGGACCTTAGAACATTATAGACGGTATCGtacaataataatgaaaaattttaattttaaataaagtacaaacaagttagacaactcaatacaaaaatttgatcaaactagactgatagtgagagaacagatttttagaatttcaaaaaaactgcaattgtgacgtcactttgacgtacttcctcaagtacgtcaagtttgctcaaactgtttgatcaaattatttgatggtgagacgcggccttaatgTGCTGCCTCCATTTGAGGATTGTGTTTGGTTAATTTCACATATAGTTGGGAAATGGTCACTTTGTCCAGTATCTGGGTGTACCCACCAATGACACTTAGATGCTAAATCTTGAGTTACTATGGTAAGATTAACTGCTGATGGATTCTGCCCTGGTTGTACCATTCTGGTGGAGGTACCATCATTCATTATAACTAAATTGTTCTTCATCAACGAATTCCATTATTATTTTCCCATTATGGTTGTTACCAGCACATCCCCATACCTGATCATGTGCATTTAAGTCTCCCATGATTATATAAGGTTTGTgaaaatcttttttaattttattccatGTTGATTGTTTTATTTGCTGACCTGAAGGGTTGTAGATATTAATTATATTTAGGCCAAATTTTGGTAAGTTTATACCTATCACCTGCATATTTGATGTTCTGTCAGAGTTGCTCACTCGTATACTAGTGTGTTCAAAACTATCTTTAATTAGGATCATAATGCCACCATATCCATCATATCTATCTTCCCTGTATAAGAAATagttttttatattaaatatatacGTGTTATTTGTCCATGTTTCATTTAATAAGGTTACATCTGGTTTAAGTTCTTTAATGAAGGTTTTTAAATTATCATAATTTGGTTTAATACTTCTAATGTTCCACTGCATGAGAGTGAGACAGCCTTGCATttggaattttttatttttattttgatccaTAAAATGATGGGGGTGATGAGTTAATATCTAAATAGCCTGTGTCAAACGTATGTGAGCCTGTGcttttaaaattacaaatttgtgCAATAAAATTGAGAACATGTTCTATgtctgaattatttaatttactaGCCATATTCATAATATCTTGAAGGGACTGAGAGCTTTCTCTGAAAACGTTTTCAGAGGTTTGTTTATTGGTTTTATTAAAATTTGGTGAATTTGGGGTACTGTATGCCATGGAGGAAGTGGATGCCAACCTACCATTGGGGTTTAATATATTTTCGTTGTGTAGATCTTTATCATATGTCCCATTATCTTGTGCTCGCCTTTTATTTCCTTTAAGTGTGACACTATAAGTGCTGGATTTTTGTTGATTACTGACGTGTGTCGTTCTTCTAGAGTTTAATGGGATACTTTGTGGTTCCAGGTTTTTAGTGCCTTGAAAGGCAGGGAAATCACTCGGATGGTTAATGaaattattgttttttgtttttggaattttttCAGAAGCCTCAAAAAAAGATAGATTTTCTAAAGACATCATCtctctaatttttttttgtctcgTAAATTCGGGACATTGATGGCTTGTGCTATTATGCTCAATACTATTACAGTGAACACATTTCATAACACACGTTTCATTTGGTTCATGTATTTTAGTACAGTTAAtgcatttactattttttgttttgcaCAGATTTTTGGTGTGCCCGTAATTTAAGCAGTTATAACACTGTATAACTGGCATTATATATGGCAAGACTCTATGTTCTATACCGCAGATCAATACTCCCCTCGGTAAAGTAGTCCCTGTAAAGGTATAACAAACAGTTCCAGTTGGGAGAAGTGTAACCACCTCCTCACTTTGGCTGCCCTGTTGAGATatctcatccattttttgcttaattcttctattaaaacgtttgacataaataattttacaattttttgtattgGGTTCTGAGTATTTCAACAGGGTATCCTCTGTGAAGTCTCTATTGATGAATTTCACAATACCTTTACAGGTTACATTCTTATTAGGGATGAACAAGTCATATCCTTTATCTTTTAACGTATTTGAGTCCAAAAAATCATTTGCCGCTTTTCTGTTTTTAAATTCCACACTGATTCTATTTATCCCCTTTTTATGAGTTTTAAAgatttcatttaattttagatCATAGATTTCTCTAGCTATGGCCAAATAGTTATATTTCCCGATATTTAAATTTTCATTATTGGATTCTATATAGACTTCAAACGGACCTTTATCATAAATATCATATCTAGATGGGatgttatttaaatttatacTTTCTTTTTTATCATTCACaagtatttgttttttgttatttcttaAATTATTATTACTTAGATTGCCTATATAACTCGTATCTGTAGTCATTGGAACATCAAAGTTATCATTTTTTTCGACTAAATTTAAATCTGGGGGCTTATCACCCCCAGACGTGTCCCCCATTTTTAAAACTAgtttgctttattttttttttaattattctattaaaatgttttaatttaggctattaaaattataatttataaaggattttattaaaATACCTGACTTTCAAAAGCTGGCAGCAATTCAAATTCTGACACCACTACCTTGTCAAAAAATCAATCAAACTTTAAATTCcaaattattagttatttttatcCAAATTTTCTCAGAATTAACTTCGGAATATAGTTCTTGCAGCTACGTGACAAAAATTATGGCAGTACTACTTTTTCTGTCTCAACGAAACGGCTTTTTCAGAGAACTCTGATATAAAAGTATTTCATTCAACTTTGACAGTTTTTCCAATCTGTAATCTGCTACCTAGTAGCCAGTGTTGCCAACCCGACCAATATAATATTTGCCAAACCTCTGttaaaattttgctaaaattatGCTAATTGCTTTAtaataggtgcgttcgcgggtacagttgacaaattgtcgccgacaatttctaacctcacttaatataaataatatcgttaatagataaataaacaaggtatatttacttttaattaatattaataactaattattaaattataataggtaaatataccttgtatatttatctatttacgatattattttatattattttaaagtgcgcatgcgttttctGACAATTTATCCAATTTTCTGACAATTTCAGGTACCCACGAACGCACTTAGTAATGCTAAAAATTatgccaatattttttaatacctatcaaataaaataataacacgTCATTTAACTTCAAATGTTTATTAATCAAGGAAACGaacgaaaaataatattttattctttaattGATTATGTTTTCAAATAAAATGTTGATAGGTATCTTGGTCTTCATCCGCAACTGATGTGCATGTAGACGTGGAAGCCTGATTATCCAAACTGTAACTCTCCCATAGAGAAATAAAACAAGTTGATAAAACAACTTGTTTTATTTCTCTATGAACTCTCCTTGGTACCTATAGACCGCAGTACGTTATCAGGAACTGTATAAGAGTAACAGCATTTCCCTGCTCTCTTCAGGCCGAACTTGATGTATAAAATGGCATTTAAAGTTTTTACAGACAACCGGTTGCAAAGCTTGGTTTTGACAacatgcatttctcatttgactGAAAACACATTCAATTTCCGCATTGGAATATGGCAGTGATAATAAGGATATTGCTAGTTGAGATAATTCTTTAAAGGGGTTATTACCAGCTGCAtctttataatcaattacttcaTTTCAGAATTCTACGGTGGAAGATGTGCATTCCCATTTAATGTGAACTATGTTTCTCCATTGAGACAAGAGCCTATCTGTTGTAGATGCATCCTTTTTGAATTCTTGTGCAATGTCGATAATAGAAGTGTTTGTAATTtgttttaacctttaactacccgcgcatcaagttataacataactacacgcgtggcgtactttgtacgccacaagaaaatacacttaaaaacagcggattggtttaattttttttttgaaaaaatacacttagttgtttgttataaaccttattcggcatcagtgaatacttggagttccttttcagtaagccaattgggatttataactggaatcatggaataactggattccatgataaataaaattactaataaaaattttttttaaatgtgattttttacaggagaaaaagtattgtttacaaagaaaaatatattttttgccataatgactaaaaaacaattaaaatatgtacttatattacgacttatagtaatataatcctggggtatattgtccaccaccggaaacaacaaataataaaatgtaaattgcgatctttccagaacgccgattataacgaaactaaaaccaaattgtaaagcacattccagtgataggttagaaaaataagtaaggtcaaaaattaaatttttaaatatatttccagtagaattcttatatctggcgtacaaagtacgccagtgCGTGTCCCAACAAACATTTTAAGTTGATTTAACGTTTCATCAGCTAATTTTAGAAGCTTGCATGTTGAACAAAGgtagtcgattagtttgtttatgCATCTGTTCAGTTTCTAAACAGGCGAAAAAGGAGAGGATAATCAGCTTAAAGCTGAATAAAGTAGCATTTATAAGCGCTTCTTCAACTTTTATATGGCTATTCATATTGCTACTGTACCACTTctgaaaaatgaagaaatatactTATTCAGTTTCTAAACAGCTTTACTTTCAGCCTTTGTTCAGCTGCTTTTGGCCAATTTTCACGTGTTATATAATTTGTTTCCTTGCTGAAAAGTAGCTTTTGCAGATATTATACAGTCTATTTTTCAACTATTCTTCAgctttttataaataaaacaaaaatgttttttttttatatatatttattacgatttattaTCGACATTATAGCTTTCTTTTAACTTCAATTTCacacttattttattattttatttaaaatcgtaatacttactttttttattttatagtgtCTTCTGTGCGATTTGAACCTGCTACCTTTCGATCCATATATCACTGCCTATCCCACTGAGCTAATCTGGCACTTaccaaaaatgtgtattttattgtATAAATGAAAAGCTTTGGAAGCTGAACAACAGCTGAAATAAATTTGAAGAAGCGATGTTTATTTgtcgaacaaaagctgaaaataATTATCGGAATTTTAGTTGAATAACTTCTGAATACTTGCTACAAAAGTAAACAACGCCACATTCACTAAATTTTAGCTGAATTGAGATTGATTATTAGCAGAACAAAACACTCCTGGGATTTACCGCGAAAATACTGTCTTGTCTGTAAACGGAGatcaaaatttatttgtttttcgtATTTTTATAATGATTTTTGCGTAAGTTTTAAGTCAAAATGAATAATTGTAATCCAGGTAAGTacgttgtttattatttattctttaagTATATAAAGTGTTTGTAAAAATGGATATTAATAATTATcaatattatacatttaaaaaaagttaggttaattattttttacatttagtattaaacttattttattatgaaatattttggtcttaaataattagaataaacctgggatatatttatttatataaggaGACTGATATTAACAAACTACTAATAAGTTACAAATCTTCTTATTAAAATAATGGgtaaataaaaagtatgtatacttttattattataagaaCGTAATATGAGTTGCCTATGCATTGGATGAAatttaaatcttctttttttctaCTTATGTATGTAATATTGTAGttaatatttgaaattttaattagtttaatttattacAGAACCCCATTTTAAAATCATTGAGACGATAGAAGCTGGAAGGTCGGTCTTAACTGTTGTTCCACACAAGTGGATAAAAAACAAACTTTTATTTTGGCCACCAAAAAACGTGAAAAATCTGATAAAGGATGTCAATTCTACTCCAGACATTACGTGGAATAAAATAATATGTCGCATCAaaagaaattattataaaaatcgcATTGCAGCTGAAACTGAACTTTTAGAAATGTCGGGAGGTTCGGCAACGTCTTCAACTGATTCCGAGGTTTTAggagaaatgaaagaaaaaaataaagtaagAAACACAAAAAAGGTCACTAGTCAACAAAATTTTGAAACTTTGTTTGCATCATCATCGTCAAAATTTTGTTCGTTTCAACCAATCATACCGGAAGAAACTCCTGAGCCTGTTGTTGAAAGcgaaaatataattttggaaACCAATTTTTCGGATGAGGCAATTATTTCTCCTGAAGCAATTGCAAATGCGCAGTTTTTAAATGTCATCGAACAGGTAAGTTTTTATTggaaacatttaaaattattactttaattactttttttttgcaCCCTTAATTATAAGCCTTTGATTGGAGAAGAAAGTAAAAACGACATTATTAACAAGTTGAATGACATTCAGCAAAAATTTAATCAGTTTAAAAATGATATAACAGAGTGCGTAAAAGATATGTTGGTGAAGGCAGTTGCGGCAATTAAATCAGATTTTGATGCCAAATTATTGTCAGCAATGCAGAATTTTAAAAACAATCATCAGGATGATGACAATATTCAATTTGAATTTCATGCCGTTTCAACCTCACAGGAGTTAAGTCAATTAGAGGAAAATCTCAAAGATCCAAATTATGAAAAGAAAGTGGAAGTTATATTATTTCAGTTTTCATTTAATCCTTTAAATTTAATGTTGATATTGTTTTCTagagaaattattttaaaaaaattattggtaATATTCCTGATACTAGTAATGGTTTGGATACCTGCTATATAGTATTGTAgattatttttttgagaaaaaaattatggTGCAGTGTTCGTGGACGGGAGGAAGTAGAAGCAACACTGAAAAATGTTgtattaaaaattgcaaaaatattttagaaGTGTTTTTTACAATAGTCCAAAGTTCCAATAAAGATTTTTCGAAGGCATTGttgaaaaaatttataattgGAATTACAAGAAATGCAAAGAAGCGTAGTTTAACTGGAGGCATCCGCCAATCTTCAATACAGAGAAGAAAAAAATCAATGGTTAAAAAGCAACGTGTAAGTGGAAACAGAAAAGGTGTTGCTCAAAGACAAGGTAAAGGtacctatattaaaaaaatgtataacataaaaattattatttcaggcgaaaatgaaatttttaatgaaaatgagcAATCATTTCATGAAGAAAAAGAATATGATGAAGATAACGATGAATATGGTATGGAAGAATATGAAGCTGACGGTGAAGATGCTATAATAGAACATGACGAGGTTGAAGAGGATGATAATAATGATACAGACACGGACTAAaagaacatttttattaaaaaaactttttagtttacattcaagttttgtttattttttaatagtgtgtagaagaggaataaaaacaattttactttCATTGTATTTTATAACAACCATTTTACAAACAACATTCTCTAGCA includes the following:
- the LOC126883441 gene encoding uncharacterized protein LOC126883441 — translated: MSGGSATSSTDSEVLGEMKEKNKVRNTKKVTSQQNFETLFASSSSKFCSFQPIIPEETPEPVVESENIILETNFSDEAIISPEAIANAQFLNVIEQPLIGEESKNDIINKLNDIQQKFNQFKNDITECVKDMLVKAVAAIKSDFDAKLLSAMQNFKNNHQDDDNIQFEFHAVSTSQELSQLEENLKDPNYEKKVEVILFQFSFNPLNLMLILFSREIILKKLLVIFLILVMVWIPAI